Proteins encoded by one window of Anaerosalibacter sp. Marseille-P3206:
- a CDS encoding CD0519/CD1768 family membrane protein, which translates to MEQKTKKDITLETFVAIALFVLIFYYMGSKMGVGNMFNTMMATAHDLLLNTVFFIMAIAVLAGAFSALLSEFGVVALINRIISPIMKPLYNLPGAAALGVVTTFLSDNPAIISLAKDEGFAKYFKNYQLPTLCNLGTSFGMGLIVWSFMGSQGNGTEYMGAATIGLLGAVIGSVVSVRIMMHFTKQYYNIKDEKQEKIIDNSSLKVRKVREGSVVERVLEAMLDGGKTGVQLGFDIIPGVIVICTFVMMLTIEPNVVNGNVVYTGAAYEGIGLLPKIGGFLSPILTPLFGFTSPKAIAFPITAVGSVGAAIGMVPKLLKSGAIGANEIAVFTSLGMCWSGYLSTHVGMMDALGVRKLANKAILSHTIGGLVAGISSHYIYLLFQLIAK; encoded by the coding sequence ATGGAGCAAAAAACAAAGAAGGATATAACCTTAGAAACATTTGTAGCAATTGCTTTGTTTGTTTTGATATTCTATTATATGGGTTCTAAAATGGGTGTAGGAAATATGTTTAATACTATGATGGCAACTGCACATGACTTATTGTTGAATACTGTTTTCTTTATTATGGCCATTGCTGTTTTGGCTGGTGCCTTTTCTGCATTGCTATCAGAATTTGGAGTTGTTGCTTTAATCAATCGTATTATTTCACCAATTATGAAACCTCTTTATAATCTTCCAGGAGCTGCAGCTCTAGGAGTTGTTACAACTTTTTTAAGTGATAATCCAGCAATTATTAGTTTAGCAAAAGATGAAGGATTTGCTAAATATTTCAAAAATTATCAACTTCCAACCCTTTGTAATTTAGGAACAAGCTTTGGTATGGGTTTAATAGTTTGGTCTTTTATGGGGTCGCAAGGAAATGGTACTGAGTACATGGGTGCTGCAACAATAGGATTACTTGGTGCTGTTATTGGTAGTGTTGTTAGTGTAAGGATTATGATGCATTTTACTAAACAATACTACAATATAAAAGATGAAAAGCAAGAGAAAATTATTGATAATAGTAGTTTAAAAGTGAGAAAAGTAAGAGAAGGTAGTGTTGTTGAAAGAGTTTTGGAAGCCATGCTCGATGGCGGAAAAACTGGCGTTCAATTAGGATTTGATATTATTCCTGGTGTTATTGTTATTTGTACTTTTGTAATGATGTTAACTATAGAGCCTAATGTTGTTAATGGCAATGTAGTTTATACTGGGGCTGCTTATGAAGGAATTGGGCTATTACCTAAAATAGGCGGTTTCTTATCACCAATATTGACACCACTATTTGGATTTACTTCTCCAAAAGCTATTGCCTTCCCAATAACTGCTGTAGGTTCAGTTGGAGCAGCAATAGGAATGGTGCCAAAGCTTCTTAAATCAGGAGCTATTGGAGCTAATGAAATTGCAGTATTTACTTCTTTGGGAATGTGTTGGTCAGGATATTTATCAACTCATGTTGGAATGATGGATGCACTAGGTGTTAGAAAATTAGCTAATAAGGCAATTTTATCTCACACTATTGGTGGTTTAGTAGCTGGTATTTCATCTCATTATATATATTTATTATTCCAACTCATTGCTAAGTAA
- the iorA gene encoding indolepyruvate ferredoxin oxidoreductase subunit alpha gives MKKLLTGNEAIARGAYEAGCTVACAYPGTPSTEILENVSTYEEIYSEWSTNEKVALEVASGASIAGARSLVTMKHVGLNVAADPLFTMAYEGVNGGLVVVTADEPGLHSSQNAQDNRLYAPHSKAALIEPSDSQECKDYMKYAFEISEKFDTPVIFRVTTRVCHSKGLVELREREEVGIKEYSKNIRKYIMVPANSKEKQKEIEYDRIPSLRKYSNNTPLNRIEWGDKKIGIITSGISYLHAKEVFGDEASYLKIGFTYPLPDEMIKKFAKTVDKLYVIEETEPYIENFVKSLGIECIGKEFIPACGELSPEIIRNVLVKDEAKDVYKANIEVPSRPPALCAGCPHRGIFFEVSKLKDVVVTSDIGCYTLGMAPPLNVGDTVICMGAGISAGLGFEKAFKLAGVDKKVFGFVGDSTFFHSGMTGLVNAVYNKTNMVMVILDNRITAMTGHQQNPGTGKTLMGEVTEIVDIEAIVKAVGIKEENIRVVDPYKLEETRKSVKDAYEATEPFVIITKQPCALIKEVQRRRKNMYCEVVEDKCKKCKSCLKIGCPAISIKDNVVSIDRAQCNGCTICAQVCPFDAIERMGE, from the coding sequence ATGAAAAAGCTTTTAACAGGCAATGAAGCTATTGCTAGAGGTGCTTATGAAGCTGGATGTACAGTAGCTTGTGCTTATCCAGGGACTCCTAGTACAGAAATCTTAGAAAACGTTTCCACATATGAAGAAATATACTCAGAATGGTCAACAAATGAAAAGGTAGCACTAGAAGTAGCAAGCGGGGCTTCTATAGCAGGGGCTAGGTCTTTAGTAACTATGAAGCATGTAGGACTTAATGTAGCAGCAGACCCACTTTTTACAATGGCTTATGAAGGTGTTAATGGAGGATTGGTTGTGGTAACAGCTGATGAACCTGGATTGCATAGTTCACAAAATGCACAGGACAACAGACTTTATGCACCTCATTCAAAGGCAGCATTGATAGAACCATCAGATAGTCAAGAATGTAAAGACTATATGAAATATGCTTTTGAAATAAGTGAAAAATTTGATACACCAGTTATTTTTAGGGTGACTACAAGAGTTTGTCACAGTAAAGGTTTAGTAGAACTTCGAGAAAGAGAAGAAGTAGGAATCAAAGAGTACTCAAAGAATATTAGAAAGTATATAATGGTACCTGCTAATTCTAAGGAAAAACAAAAAGAAATTGAATATGATAGAATTCCAAGTTTGAGAAAATACTCAAATAACACTCCTCTAAACAGAATTGAATGGGGAGATAAGAAGATAGGGATTATTACTAGTGGAATTTCTTATCTACATGCAAAGGAAGTATTTGGAGATGAAGCTTCTTATTTAAAGATAGGCTTTACTTATCCACTTCCAGATGAGATGATTAAGAAATTTGCAAAAACAGTAGACAAGTTGTATGTAATTGAAGAAACTGAACCATATATCGAAAACTTTGTAAAATCACTAGGAATTGAATGTATAGGAAAAGAATTCATACCAGCTTGTGGTGAATTGAGTCCAGAAATCATTAGAAATGTATTAGTGAAAGATGAAGCAAAGGATGTTTATAAGGCTAATATAGAAGTGCCATCAAGACCACCTGCTCTTTGTGCAGGCTGCCCTCATAGAGGAATATTCTTTGAAGTAAGCAAGTTAAAAGATGTAGTGGTAACTAGTGATATAGGCTGTTATACACTTGGTATGGCGCCACCACTAAATGTTGGGGACACAGTTATCTGTATGGGTGCTGGAATAAGTGCAGGATTAGGATTTGAAAAAGCATTTAAATTGGCAGGAGTAGACAAGAAAGTATTTGGCTTTGTTGGAGACTCTACATTCTTCCACTCAGGTATGACAGGACTTGTTAATGCAGTTTACAACAAGACAAATATGGTAATGGTAATACTTGACAATAGAATTACAGCTATGACTGGTCATCAACAAAACCCAGGTACAGGAAAGACTTTGATGGGTGAAGTTACAGAAATAGTTGATATTGAAGCTATAGTTAAGGCTGTGGGAATTAAGGAAGAAAACATTAGAGTGGTTGATCCATATAAATTAGAAGAAACAAGAAAATCAGTAAAAGATGCATATGAAGCAACAGAACCTTTTGTTATTATAACAAAACAACCTTGTGCACTTATTAAGGAAGTTCAAAGAAGAAGAAAGAATATGTATTGTGAAGTAGTAGAAGATAAATGTAAAAAATGTAAATCTTGCTTGAAGATTGGCTGTCCTGCTATATCTATAAAAGACAATGTAGTTAGTATAGATAGAGCACAATGTAATGGCTGTACTATTTGTGCACAAGTCTGTCCATTTGATGCTATAGAAAGGATGGGTGAATAA
- a CDS encoding indolepyruvate oxidoreductase subunit beta: MVKSLLLVGVGGQGTILVSKILSQGLIKEGYDVKMSEIHGMAQRGGSVTTQIRFGEKVYSPSIGTGEADVMIAFEKVEAARYLQQLKKGGRLIVNDVEMYPLPVLTGKEKYPDGVIEALKDEVENIKVINARKVAEELGEVKAQNIVMLGCLVKAMELENIDWIELIKANLPEKLHEINIKAYESGLNL; this comes from the coding sequence ATGGTTAAGAGTTTACTTTTAGTTGGAGTTGGTGGACAAGGTACTATATTGGTATCTAAGATACTATCCCAAGGGCTAATCAAAGAAGGATATGATGTGAAGATGTCAGAAATCCATGGTATGGCTCAAAGGGGAGGTAGTGTTACAACTCAAATAAGATTTGGAGAAAAAGTATATTCACCATCTATAGGAACTGGAGAAGCTGATGTTATGATTGCCTTTGAAAAGGTTGAAGCAGCTAGGTATTTACAACAACTTAAAAAAGGCGGAAGACTTATTGTCAATGATGTAGAAATGTATCCACTTCCAGTATTAACAGGAAAAGAAAAATATCCTGATGGTGTTATAGAAGCATTAAAAGATGAAGTAGAAAACATTAAAGTAATCAATGCTAGAAAGGTAGCAGAAGAATTAGGAGAAGTAAAAGCTCAAAATATAGTAATGTTAGGCTGCTTAGTAAAAGCAATGGAACTTGAAAATATAGACTGGATAGAGCTTATAAAAGCAAATCTTCCTGAAAAACTACATGAAATAAATATAAAAGCATATGAAAGCGGTCTAAATCTTTAA
- a CDS encoding FeoA family protein produces MANLNNMPIGSKVKVKSISKDASVRKRLLEMGVVPGVTVEVTGKAPLGDPIEIIVRGYKLTLRKDEAEDIII; encoded by the coding sequence ATGGCTAATCTTAATAATATGCCTATAGGTTCAAAGGTAAAGGTAAAAAGCATTTCGAAAGATGCTTCTGTTAGAAAAAGACTATTAGAGATGGGAGTAGTACCTGGAGTTACAGTTGAAGTGACAGGAAAAGCTCCACTAGGCGATCCTATTGAGATAATAGTTAGAGGATATAAGCTTACTTTAAGGAAAGACGAAGCGGAAGATATTATTATTTAA
- the feoB gene encoding ferrous iron transport protein B, producing MNTIALVGNPNCGKTTLFNALTGANQHVGNWPGVTVEKKEGTLKNNNNVYNVVDLPGTYSLGAYSEDEIVARDFIIKENPDVVINVVDATNIERNLYLTAQLIEMGANVVIALNMMDEAKEKKIMVDIEKLSKGLGAPVIPTIAAKKKGIDDLIKEAIKAMGSKNSQLSKISYGSEIDSEIDKIEKALDSSKVKLDYPSKWLSIKLLEGDEFVYEIFEKNNQSNILNMVKESADTIAATSMEPEIVIVDKRYEFIGDVVDKSVKKPKVSVETKSDKIDRVLTHKWFGLPIFALIMYGVYKLTFLIGEDVLQEWLGAGMEALSGAIETALVNANASEMLTAFIVDGIFGGVGAVIEFVPLIMVMYIFIGILEDSGYMARAAYVMDRIMRSVGLHGKTFISMLVGAGCNVPGIMATRTLDSKKDRMIAILINPFISCGARLPIYLVFISAFFPKHKALVLFSIYVIGFLVAIIMGKIFSKTLFKGESSYFVMELPPYRVPTIKGVLLHMWDKVGSFLKRAGTVIFAVVTALWVLSVLPFGVEPYSDASILGKIGSFIAPIFKPAGFGTWQASVGLFAGIVAKEAVVATLGMVYAGVEEGAKLVAAVQGAFTPLSAFAFMIMTLLYTPCAAVIGTVRKETNSRKWALFTAVYTFLVGWIAAVLIYQVGRLFGLS from the coding sequence TTGAATACTATTGCATTGGTTGGGAATCCCAACTGCGGAAAAACAACTCTTTTTAATGCTCTTACCGGTGCCAATCAACATGTTGGAAACTGGCCAGGAGTTACAGTGGAAAAAAAGGAAGGGACATTAAAAAACAATAATAATGTTTACAATGTTGTAGACTTACCTGGTACTTATAGTTTGGGTGCTTATTCAGAAGATGAAATTGTTGCAAGGGATTTTATAATAAAAGAAAATCCAGATGTAGTAATCAATGTTGTAGATGCGACAAATATAGAAAGAAATCTATATCTTACGGCTCAGCTTATAGAAATGGGTGCAAATGTAGTTATTGCACTAAATATGATGGATGAAGCAAAAGAAAAAAAGATAATGGTGGATATAGAAAAGCTTTCTAAGGGGCTTGGTGCACCAGTTATACCAACTATAGCTGCAAAGAAGAAAGGGATTGATGATTTAATCAAAGAAGCTATCAAAGCTATGGGTTCTAAAAATTCCCAATTGAGTAAAATCAGCTATGGCAGTGAAATAGATTCTGAAATAGATAAAATTGAAAAAGCTTTAGATTCTTCTAAAGTAAAATTGGATTATCCTTCAAAATGGCTTTCTATTAAATTACTTGAAGGAGACGAGTTTGTTTATGAGATATTTGAAAAAAACAATCAATCAAATATCCTAAATATGGTTAAGGAAAGTGCAGATACTATTGCTGCCACATCTATGGAGCCAGAGATTGTCATTGTTGATAAAAGATATGAATTTATAGGAGATGTAGTTGATAAAAGTGTTAAGAAACCTAAGGTTTCAGTAGAAACAAAATCTGATAAGATAGACCGTGTTCTTACTCATAAGTGGTTTGGTCTTCCAATATTTGCTCTTATAATGTATGGTGTATATAAATTAACTTTCTTAATTGGGGAAGACGTACTTCAAGAATGGCTTGGTGCGGGAATGGAAGCTTTAAGCGGGGCTATTGAGACAGCACTTGTAAATGCTAATGCATCTGAAATGTTAACGGCATTCATAGTTGATGGGATATTTGGTGGAGTAGGTGCAGTAATAGAATTTGTTCCACTAATCATGGTAATGTATATATTTATTGGAATACTAGAAGATAGTGGTTATATGGCAAGAGCAGCTTATGTAATGGATAGAATAATGAGATCTGTAGGATTACATGGAAAAACTTTTATTTCAATGTTAGTAGGAGCTGGCTGTAACGTTCCTGGAATCATGGCAACTAGAACTTTAGACAGCAAAAAAGATAGGATGATTGCAATACTTATAAACCCATTTATATCTTGTGGAGCTAGACTTCCTATTTATTTAGTATTTATATCTGCGTTTTTCCCAAAGCATAAAGCACTTGTTTTATTCTCAATATATGTAATAGGATTTTTAGTAGCAATAATTATGGGTAAAATATTTAGTAAGACATTGTTTAAAGGTGAATCTTCTTATTTTGTAATGGAATTGCCACCTTATAGAGTTCCAACCATTAAAGGTGTATTACTTCATATGTGGGATAAGGTTGGTTCCTTCTTAAAGAGAGCTGGAACAGTGATATTTGCAGTTGTAACTGCTCTTTGGGTATTATCTGTATTACCTTTCGGTGTAGAACCATATAGTGATGCTAGTATATTAGGTAAAATAGGTAGTTTTATTGCTCCTATATTTAAGCCTGCTGGATTTGGTACATGGCAAGCTTCTGTAGGATTGTTTGCAGGTATAGTTGCAAAAGAAGCAGTAGTTGCAACATTAGGTATGGTATATGCAGGTGTAGAAGAGGGTGCAAAGCTAGTAGCGGCTGTACAAGGAGCGTTTACACCACTAAGTGCTTTTGCCTTCATGATTATGACTTTACTTTATACACCATGTGCTGCTGTTATTGGAACTGTTAGAAAAGAAACCAACTCAAGAAAATGGGCATTATTTACTGCAGTATATACATTTCTAGTAGGTTGGATTGCCGCAGTGCTTATTTATCAAGTTGGTAGACTATTTGGACTTAGTTAG
- a CDS encoding DUF2325 domain-containing protein, which produces MSVLVVGGDYLGNIEDNLKENGFNQITHISGRKKKQKTYKIPKNTDVVLILTDYINHQTCKSIKKQLKNYDTKIGYCKRSWSSIDETLRELSS; this is translated from the coding sequence ATGAGTGTTTTAGTTGTAGGCGGTGATTATTTAGGAAATATTGAAGACAACTTAAAAGAAAATGGATTTAACCAAATTACTCATATCTCAGGAAGAAAGAAAAAGCAGAAGACATATAAAATCCCAAAAAATACCGATGTAGTTTTGATACTTACAGACTATATAAATCATCAAACTTGTAAATCTATTAAGAAACAACTTAAAAACTATGATACCAAAATAGGATATTGTAAACGATCTTGGAGTTCTATTGATGAAACATTAAGGGAACTAAGTAGTTAA
- a CDS encoding FeoC-like transcriptional regulator produces MLIDTLKQINNSSVFSKKSLARELKTSEEMVEVLINQLLQMGYLKKEVQGFKCSGNCSGCSISCKEQNLGETFIITDKGKKLLQ; encoded by the coding sequence ATGCTAATAGATACATTAAAACAAATAAATAATTCATCCGTTTTTTCAAAAAAATCATTAGCTAGAGAATTAAAAACTAGCGAAGAAATGGTAGAAGTATTAATCAATCAATTGTTGCAAATGGGATATTTGAAAAAGGAAGTTCAAGGATTTAAATGCAGTGGAAACTGTAGCGGTTGTAGTATTTCTTGCAAAGAACAAAATTTAGGCGAAACATTTATAATCACCGATAAAGGAAAAAAATTATTACAATAG
- a CDS encoding nicotinate phosphoribosyltransferase has product MTSIDWKEKKNLTMLADFYEFTMANGYFECGMEDEIAYFDMFFRDIPDNGGFAIMAGVEQLIEYLKNLKFDDDDIEYFRSKNMFNEQFLEYLRNFKFECDVWAIKEGTPIFPHEPIVTVKGPIIQAQIIETMVLLTINHQSLIATKSNRIVRAAKGRGVMEFGSRRAQGYEAAILGARAAYIGGCIGTACTIVDRDFEVPALGTMAHSWIQVFPSELDAFRAYARTYPDKCVLLVDTYNVLKSGIPNAIKAFNEEVLPRGFRPKGIRIDSGDIAYLSKEARKMLDEAGFEDCPIVASSSLDEYTIRDIINQGAKIDSFGVGERLITAKSEPVFGGVYKLAAIEKNGEIIPKIKVSENVGKITTPGFKQVHRLFDRETGKAIADVVTLHDEVIDDTKPYKIFHPFYTWKCKTVTNFYSRKLLTKIFDGGQSIYESPNIEEIKNYCSEEINTLWEEVLRFERPHKYFVDLSKPLWDIKNRLLEEHK; this is encoded by the coding sequence ATGACTAGCATTGATTGGAAAGAAAAGAAGAACTTGACCATGCTTGCAGATTTCTATGAGTTCACTATGGCTAATGGATATTTTGAATGTGGAATGGAAGATGAAATAGCCTATTTTGACATGTTTTTTAGGGATATACCTGATAATGGCGGGTTTGCAATTATGGCAGGAGTCGAACAATTAATTGAATATTTAAAGAATCTAAAGTTTGATGATGATGACATTGAATACTTTAGAAGCAAGAATATGTTCAATGAACAATTTTTAGAGTATTTGAGAAATTTTAAATTTGAATGTGATGTATGGGCTATTAAAGAAGGAACTCCAATATTCCCTCATGAACCTATTGTTACTGTAAAAGGTCCTATAATTCAAGCTCAAATAATAGAGACTATGGTTCTTTTAACTATAAACCATCAAAGTCTTATAGCTACTAAATCAAATAGAATTGTAAGAGCTGCTAAAGGTAGAGGAGTAATGGAATTTGGTTCACGTAGAGCACAAGGATATGAAGCAGCTATATTAGGAGCTAGAGCAGCTTATATTGGTGGATGTATAGGTACAGCTTGTACTATTGTAGACAGAGATTTTGAGGTTCCGGCATTAGGTACTATGGCTCATAGCTGGATACAAGTTTTTCCATCTGAATTAGATGCCTTCAGAGCTTATGCTAGAACTTACCCTGATAAATGTGTACTATTAGTTGATACATACAATGTTTTAAAATCTGGAATACCAAATGCAATTAAAGCTTTTAATGAGGAAGTATTGCCAAGAGGTTTTAGACCTAAGGGTATTAGAATTGACAGTGGCGATATTGCTTATCTTTCAAAAGAAGCAAGAAAGATGTTAGATGAGGCTGGTTTTGAAGACTGTCCTATTGTTGCTAGTAGTTCCCTTGATGAATACACTATAAGAGATATAATAAATCAAGGTGCTAAAATTGACTCCTTTGGAGTAGGTGAAAGACTTATCACTGCCAAATCCGAGCCTGTATTTGGTGGAGTATATAAATTAGCTGCTATTGAAAAGAACGGAGAAATAATTCCTAAGATTAAGGTTAGTGAAAACGTTGGCAAAATAACAACGCCAGGATTTAAACAAGTTCATAGATTGTTTGATAGAGAAACTGGTAAGGCTATAGCTGATGTGGTAACACTTCATGATGAAGTAATTGATGATACTAAACCTTATAAGATTTTCCATCCTTTCTATACTTGGAAATGCAAAACTGTAACCAATTTTTATTCACGAAAATTGTTAACTAAGATATTTGATGGTGGACAATCTATATACGAAAGTCCAAATATAGAAGAAATAAAAAATTATTGTTCAGAGGAAATAAATACCCTATGGGAAGAAGTTCTACGTTTTGAAAGACCTCATAAATATTTCGTGGATTTGTCTAAACCATTGTGGGATATTAAAAATAGATTATTAGAAGAACATAAATAA
- a CDS encoding DUF58 domain-containing protein, with protein MLWFFIIIVALTLVLNKLTIKYGFKNLHYKRELSTNVVEIGEDFELSTIVENRKPVPVTFLQITERFPDNFKYSFKTNSIHTAGYLYHTITMFLLPYQRLKRTYAIKGSERGVYKFRDVTLALGDFIGLDTEYRDVDSLQELVVLPKSISLDEAIVPYGNYNGDISVKRWIIDDPLMTIGIREYTGREPEKHIHWSSSLKYGKLMVKNFDFTTDNSVVIILNVESSKPFWAGIDVDAIEQCISLCRGMFEEMEREKIPYGFTTNSQVNSFYNGMNITPSGIGPNQLNYLTEMLGRISYDISGSFEELLENLNNGSFNHTTYVIVTPKIFEGYVKPIEILNKKVNKTVLISFDEENLNLLNNSIMKYVRRV; from the coding sequence ATGCTTTGGTTTTTTATTATAATAGTAGCTTTAACTTTAGTATTAAATAAATTGACAATAAAATATGGATTTAAAAATTTACACTATAAAAGGGAATTGTCAACGAATGTTGTTGAAATAGGAGAAGACTTTGAATTGTCTACTATTGTAGAAAACAGAAAGCCTGTCCCTGTTACATTTCTACAGATAACAGAAAGATTTCCTGATAACTTTAAGTATTCATTTAAGACAAATTCCATACATACGGCTGGGTACTTATATCACACAATTACTATGTTTTTATTGCCATATCAAAGATTAAAGAGGACTTATGCTATTAAAGGCTCTGAAAGAGGCGTGTATAAGTTTCGTGATGTAACACTTGCCTTGGGAGATTTTATAGGTCTTGATACTGAATACAGGGATGTAGATTCTCTTCAAGAATTGGTGGTTCTCCCAAAGTCTATATCATTAGATGAGGCCATAGTTCCCTATGGAAATTATAATGGGGATATATCTGTAAAGAGATGGATAATCGATGATCCACTTATGACTATAGGAATTAGAGAATATACAGGTAGAGAACCTGAAAAACATATTCATTGGTCTTCTTCATTGAAATATGGAAAATTGATGGTGAAAAATTTTGACTTTACTACAGATAATTCTGTGGTTATTATATTGAATGTTGAATCAAGTAAGCCATTTTGGGCTGGTATTGATGTTGATGCTATAGAGCAGTGTATTTCTTTATGTAGGGGAATGTTTGAAGAAATGGAAAGGGAAAAAATCCCCTATGGATTTACTACCAATTCCCAAGTAAATAGTTTTTATAATGGAATGAATATAACGCCATCGGGAATTGGTCCAAATCAATTGAATTATTTAACTGAAATGCTTGGAAGAATTTCTTATGATATTTCTGGCTCCTTTGAAGAGCTATTAGAGAATTTAAACAACGGTAGTTTTAATCACACTACTTATGTGATTGTAACGCCAAAGATATTTGAAGGCTATGTAAAACCAATAGAGATATTGAATAAAAAAGTGAATAAAACAGTTCTAATCTCTTTTGATGAAGAAAATTTAAATCTATTAAATAATTCTATTATGAAATATGTAAGGAGAGTATAG
- a CDS encoding AAA family ATPase, with protein MEVKPFIDFKERVIENVSKVIVGKDEVIELLLVSLISGGHILLEDIPGVGKTMLVKAFAKTLGLPSNRIQFTPDLLPSDLTGINFFNQKFNEFQFKEGPLFANIILADEINRATPRTQSSLLEAMEEKQITVDGETRKLNLPFMVLATQNPIESYGTFPLPEAQLDRFLMRITMGYPSRDEEKEVIFRSISSNKIDDLPTVVSVDEINYLLNNFNKVTVSEDVMDYIMDLVLATRNNERIQLGVSPRGSIALFKACQVYAAINGRDYIIPEDVKYMAPHVFNHRIIIRGMVALKDSVEMIESIINSLKVPTEEF; from the coding sequence ATGGAAGTAAAACCTTTTATCGATTTTAAAGAACGTGTAATAGAAAATGTATCAAAAGTAATAGTTGGAAAAGATGAGGTTATTGAATTGTTATTGGTATCCCTTATATCAGGAGGCCATATACTATTAGAGGATATACCAGGAGTAGGCAAAACCATGCTTGTAAAGGCTTTTGCTAAGACATTGGGATTGCCTTCTAATAGAATACAGTTCACTCCAGACTTATTACCCTCAGATTTGACAGGAATCAACTTTTTTAATCAAAAGTTTAATGAATTCCAATTCAAAGAAGGGCCACTATTTGCAAATATAATCCTTGCTGATGAAATCAACAGAGCTACTCCAAGAACTCAATCTAGTTTACTAGAAGCAATGGAAGAAAAGCAGATAACCGTTGATGGAGAAACTAGAAAACTCAATTTGCCTTTTATGGTGCTTGCTACACAAAACCCAATAGAATCCTATGGGACTTTTCCACTTCCCGAAGCTCAATTAGACAGATTTCTCATGAGAATAACTATGGGTTATCCAAGTAGAGATGAAGAAAAAGAAGTAATTTTTAGAAGCATATCTTCAAATAAGATTGACGATTTGCCTACAGTGGTTTCAGTAGATGAAATCAATTATTTACTTAACAATTTTAACAAGGTTACAGTATCAGAAGATGTGATGGATTATATAATGGATTTAGTTTTGGCAACTAGAAATAATGAGAGAATACAATTAGGAGTTAGCCCGAGAGGAAGTATTGCATTATTTAAGGCATGTCAGGTTTATGCAGCTATCAATGGTAGGGATTATATTATACCTGAAGATGTTAAATACATGGCTCCTCATGTTTTCAATCACAGAATTATAATAAGGGGAATGGTCGCATTAAAGGATTCTGTGGAAATGATTGAGAGTATTATAAATAGTCTAAAAGTTCCCACAGAAGAATTTTAG